In the Larus michahellis chromosome 6, bLarMic1.1, whole genome shotgun sequence genome, one interval contains:
- the TRIP12 gene encoding E3 ubiquitin-protein ligase TRIP12 isoform X4, with amino-acid sequence MSNRPNNNPGGSLRRSQRNTAGAQPQDDAVGGRSHLGQAKHKAHSPPENRKSISKTPKVQSNTTSEQSKGHFSKRGCSSSAVLIPQEGDPERVNTSEKQKTGQVPKKDNSRGVKRSASPDYRRTNSPSSAKKPKALQHTETSLETNKPHTKTKRRHLDQEQPKSTQLPSTSKAHTRKGGAAGSSRSQKRKRTENLSCIKSGSAVESTGAEEKSAKLSKLASKSVTSAKAGCSTITDSSSSASTSSSSSSAVASASSTVPQGARVKQGKDQNKARRSRSASSPSPRRSSRDKEPSKTSGSSKFDWAARFSPKVSLPKTKLSLPGSSKSETSKPGPSGLQAKLASLRKSTKKRSESPPAELPSLRRSTRQKTTGSCASTSRRGSGLGKRGAAEARRQEKMADPDNNQDGVNSSAARTDEAPQGAAASSSVAGAVGMTTSGESESDDSEMGRLQALLEARGLPPHLFGPLGPRMSQLFHRTIGSGASSKAQQLLQGLQATDESQQLQAVIEMCQLLVMGNEETLGGFPVKSVVPALITLLQMEHNFDIMNHACRALTYMMEALPRSSAVVVDAIPVFLEKLQVIQCIDVAEQALTALEMLSRRHSKAILQAGGLADCLLYLEFFSINAQRNALAIAANCCQSITPDEFHFVADSLPLLTQRLTHQDKKSVESTCLCFARLVDNFQHEENLLQQVASKDLLTNIQQLLVVTPPILSSGMFIMVVRMFSLMCSNCPTLAVQLMKQNIAETLHFLLCGASNGSCQEQIDLVPRSPQELYELTSLICELMPCLPKEGIFAVDTMLKKGNAQNTDGAIWQWRDDRGLWHPYNRIDSRIIEAAHQVGEDEISLSTLGRVYTIDFNSMQQINEDTGTARAIQRKPNPLANTNTSGHSELKKDDARAQLMKEDPELAKSFIKTLFGVLYEVYSSSAGPAVRHKCLRAILRIIYFADAELLKDVLKNHAVSSHIASMLSSQDLKIVVGALQMAEILMQKLPDIFSVYFRREGVMHQVKNLAESEALLTSPPKVCTNGSGTLGTATTISTGTATAASNAAADLGSPSLQHSREDSLDLSPQGRLSDVLKRKRLPKRGPRRPKYSPPRDDDKVDNQAKSPTTTQSPKSSFLASLNPKTWGRLSTQSNSNNMEPARTAGVSGLARAASKDTISNNREKIKGWIKEQAHKFVERYFSSENMDGSNPALNVLQRLCTATEQLNLQVDGGTECLVEIRSIVSESDVSSFEIQHSGFVKQLLLYLTSKSEKDTVSRDIRLKRFLHVFFSSPLPGEEPLGRLEPLENAPLLALVHKMNNCLSQMEQFPVKVHDFPSGNGTGSRGSQALKFFNTHQLKCQLQRHPDCANVKQWKGGPVKIDPLALVQAIERYLVVRGYGRVREDDEDSDDDGSDEEIDESLAAQFLNSGNVRHRLQFYIGDHLLPYNMTVYQAVRQYSLQAEEERESTDDESNPLGRAGIWTKTHTIWYKPVREDEDGSKDCVGGKRGRAQTAPTKTSPRNSKKHDELWHDGVCPSVLNPLEVYLISTPPENITFEDPSLDVILLLRVLHAISRYWYYLYDNAICKEIIPTSEFINSKLTAKANRQLQDPLVIMTGNIPTWLTELGKTCPFFFPFDTRQMLFYVTAFDRDRAMQRLLDTNPEINQSDSQDSRVAPRLDRKKRTVNRDELLKQAESVMQDLGSSRAMLEIQYENEVGTGLGPTLEFYALVSQELQRADLGLWRGEEVTLANPKGSQEGTKYIHNLQGLFALPFGRTAKPAHIAKVKMKFRFLGKLMAKAIMDFRLVDLPLGLPFYKWMLRQETSLTSHDLFSIDPVVAKSIYHLEDIVRQKKRLEQDKTQTKESLQYALEALTMNGCSVEDLGLDFTLPGFPNIELKKGGKDTPVTIHNLEEYLRLVIFWALNEGVARQFDSFRDGFESVFPLSHLQYFYPEELEQLLCGSKTDTWDAKTLMECCRPDHGYTHDSRAVKYLFEILSSFDSEQQRLFLQFVTGSPRLPVGGFRSLNPPLTIVRKTFESTENPDDFLPSVMTCVNYLKLPDYSTIEIMREKLLIAAREGQQSFHLS; translated from the exons GTAGCTCCCgaagtcagaaaaggaaaaggacagaGAATCTGTCTTGTATAAAGAGTGGTTCAGCAGTTGAATCAACTGGCGCTGAAGAGAAGTCAGCAAAACTCTCCAAGCTGGCTTCAAAATCGGTGACCTCAGCCAAAGCTGGGTGTAGCACCATCACTGATTCTTCTTCTTCAGCTTCtacatcatcctcctcctcttctgctgttgCCTCTGCTTCTTCTACTGTTCCTCAGGGTGCCAGAGTGAAACAGGGAAAGGACCAGAATAAGGCTAGACGTTCCCGTTCTGCATCCAGCCCCAGTCCAAGAAGGAGTAGCAGGGACAAAGAACCGAGTAAAACAAGTGGCTCTTCAAAGTTTGACTGGGCTGCTCGATTCAGCCCAAAAGTCAGTCTGCCTAAAACAAAACTGTCTCTACCAGGCTCTTCCAAGTCAGAGACATCAAAACCTGGACCTTCAGGACTACAGGCTAAGCTAGCAA GTCTAAGAAAATCCACAAAGAAGCGCAGTGAATCACCACCTGCTGAGCTCCCCAGTTTGCGGCGGAGCACACGGCAAAAGACCACGGGCTCCTGTGCTAGCACCAG TCGGCGAGGCTCTGGCCTGGGCAAAAGAGGAGCAGCTGAAGCTCGCCGACAGGAGAAGATGGCTGATCCTGACAACAACCAGGATGGAGTTAACTCTTCAGCTGCGCGTACAGATGaggctccccagggagctgcag cttCTAGTTCTGTTGCTGGGGCTGTAGGTATGACAACCTCTGGAGAAAGTGAGTCAGATGATTCTGAGATGGGAAGACTACAAG CTCTATTAGAGGCTAGGGGTCTTCCTCCTCACCTGTTTGGCCCTCTTGGTCCTCGGATGTCGCAGCTCTTCCACAGGACAATTGGAAGTGGAGCTA GTTCTAAAGCCCAACAGCTTTTACAAGGTCTCCAAGCCACTGATGAAAGTCAGCAACTTCAGGCAGTGATTGAGATGTGCCAGCTGTTGGTCATGGGCAATGAAGAAACATTAGGAGGATTTCCAGTCAAGAGTGTTGTACCAGCTTTG ataacACTGCTGCAGATGGAGCACAACTTTGACATT ATGAACCATGCATGTCGGGCCTTAACATATATGATGGAAGCACTTCCCAGATCATCTGCTGTAGTGGTAGATGCAATTCCTGTCTTCTTGGAAAAG CTGCAAGTTATTCAGTGCATTGATGTGGCAGAGCAGGCGCTTACAGCGCTGGAGATGTTATCTCGCAGACATAGTAAAGCCATTCTGCAGGCA ggTGGGTTGGCAGACTGTTTGCTGTATCTGGAATTCTTCAGCATAAATGCACAGAGGAATGCGCTAGCTATTGCTGCCAACTGCTGCCAGAGTATAACACCTGATGAGTTTCACTTTGTGGCAGACTCTTTGCCACTGCTTACACAAAGGTTAACGCATCAG GACAAAAAGTCTGTTGAAAGCACTTGTCTCTGTTTTGCACGGCTAGTGGACAACTTCCAGCATGAGGAG AACTTGCTCCAGCAGGTTGCTTCCAAGGACTTGTTAACAAATATCCAGCAACTCTTGGTAGTGACGCCTCCTATCCTGAGCTCAGGAATGTTCATCATGGTGGTGCGCATGTTTTCCTTAATGTGCTCCAATTGTCCTACACTTGCAGTCCAACTTATGAAGCAAA aTATTGCAGAAACGCTTCATTTCCTCCTTTGTGGAGCCTCAAATGGGAGCTGTCAAGAACAAATTGACCTTGTTCCACGAAGTCCTCAAGAACTTTATGAGCTTACTTCTCTTATCTG TGAACTGATGCCTTGCCTGCCAAAAGAGGGAATCTTTGCTGTTGATACTATGCTGAAGAAAGGAAACGCACAAAATACAGATGGTGCGATATGGCAATGGCGAGATGACAGGGGCCTTTGGCATCCCTATAACAGGATTGATAGTCGAATAATAGAG GCAGCTCATCAGGTTGGTGAGGATGAAATAAGCCTGTCTACGCTTGGGCGTGTCTATACTATTGATTTTAACTCTATGCAGCAAATAAATGAGGATACTGGAACAGCACGTGCCATTCAGCGAAAACCAAACCCTTTAGCCAATACAAACACTA GTGGACATTCAGAATTGAAGAAGGATGATGCTCGAGCACAACTAATGAAAGAGGACCCAGAACTGGCAAAATCCTTTATCAAAACATTGTTCGGTGTTCTTTATGAAGTATATAGTTCTTCAGCTGGACCTGCTGTTAGACACAAGTGCCTTAGAGCAATTCTTAggataatttattttgctgatgcTGAACTTCTGAAGGATGTGCTGAAAAACCATGCTGTTTCTAG TCATATTGCCTCCATGCTGTCGAGTCAAGACCTTAAGATAGTAGTTGGAGCCCTGCAGATGGCAGAGATTTTAATGCAAAAGTTACCTGACATTTTTAGTGTTTACTTCAGAAGAGAAG gggTGATGCATCAAGTGAAAAACTTAGCAGAGTCTGAGGCTTTGTTAACAAGCCCACCGAAAGTATGCACTAATGGATCAGGAACGCTGGGTACCGCTACAACGATAAGTACTGGAACAGCAACTGCTGCCAGTAATGCAGCAGCGGATTTGGGCTCTCCTAGCTTACAACACAGCCGGGAGGATTCTTTGGATCTTAGCCCACAGGG ACGACTGAGTGATGttctaaagagaaaaagattGCCAAAACGAGGGCCAAGGAGACCAAAATACTCTCCTCCAAGAGACGATGACAAAGTAGACAATCAAG CTAAAAGCCCTACAACTACTCAATCTCCTAAATCTTCCTTCTTGGCAAGTTTAAATCCCAAAACGTGGGGAAGATTAAGCACACAGTCCAACAGTAATAATATGGAACCAGCACGAACAGCAGGAGTAAGTGGTCTTGCAAGGGCTGCTTCCAAGGATACCATTTCCAATAACAG agaaaaaattaaGGGCTGGATTAAGGAGCAAGCCCATAAATTTGTAGAACGTTATTTTAGTTCTGAAAACATGGATGGAAGCAATCCTGCACTAAATGTATTACAGAGACTTTGCACTGCAACTGAACAACTCAACCTCCAG GTGGATGGTGGAACAGAGTGCCTTGTAGAAATCCGTAGCATTGTCTCGGAGTCTGACGTCTCCTCATTTGAAATCCAGCATAGTGGGTTTGTTAAACAACTGCTGCTTTATTTGACATCTAAAAGTGAGAAAGATACTGTAAGCAGGGATATCAGATTGAAAAGatttcttcatgtatttttttcttctcca CTTCCTGGAGAAGAACCCCTTGGAAGATTAGAGCCATTAGAAAATGCACCTTTGTTGGCGTTAGTCCATAAAATGAACAATTGCCTCAGTCAGATGGAACAGTTTCCTGTCAAAGTGCATGACTTCCCAAGTGGAAATGGAACAGGGAGCAG AGGATCCCAAGCTTTAAAATTCTTCAATACACACCAATTAAAATGCCAACTGCAAAGACATCCAGACTGTGCTAATGTGAAACAGTGGAAAGGTGGACCTGTGAAGATTGACCCGCTGGCTTTGGTACAAGCCATTGAAAGATACCTTGTAGTTAGAG GCTATGGAAGAGTTAGAGAAGATGATGAGGATAGTGATGATGATGGGTCAGATGAAGAAATAGATGAATCTTTG gcTGCTCAATTCTTAAATTCAGGGAATGTGAGACATAGACTGCAGTTTTACATTGGAGATCACTTACTGCCATACAATATGACTGTGTATCAAGCAGTCAGGCAGTACAGTTTGCAagctgaggaggagagggagtcTACAGATGATGAAAGCAACCCATTAGGAAGAGCTGGGATTTGGACAAAAACGCATACAATTTG GTACAAACCTGTGCGAGAGGATGAAGATGGTAGTAAGGACTGCGTTGGTGGTAAAAGAGGAAGAGCACAAACTGCTCCCACAAAAACCTCCCCTAGAAATTCTAAAAAGCATGATGAATTGTGGCATG atgGTGTGTGCCCTTCGGTATTAAATCCTCTAGAAGTTTACCTCATATCTACTCCACCTGAAAACATAACATTTGAAGATCCCTCATTAGACGTTATTCTTCTTTTGAGAGTTTTACATGCTATCAGTCGATACTGGTATTACTTGTATGAT AATGCAATCTGCAAGGAGATAATTCCAACCTCAGAGTTTATCAACAGTAAActgacagcaaaagcaaacagGCAGCTTCAGGATCCTTTGGTAATTATGACAGGAAACATACCAACCTGGCTGACAGAACTTGGAAAAACATG CccgtttttctttccatttgataCCCGTCAAATGCTGTTTTATGTAACTGCTTTTGATCGTGATCGAGCCATGCAAAGACTGCTGGATACTAATCCAGAAATCAATCAATCAGATTCTCAGGATAGCAGAGTGGCACCACGACTGGACAGGAAAAAA CGCACTGTGAACAGAGATGAGCTGTTGAAACAGGCAGAATCTGTGATGCAGGATCTAGGCAGTTCAAGAGCCATGTTGGAAATCCAGTATGAGAATGAA gTTGGCACAGGCCTTGGCCCCACGCTAGAGTTCTATGCACTTGTATCTCAGGAACTACAGAGAGCAGACTTAGGCCTTTGGAGGGGAGAAGAAGTGACTTTAGCCAATCCAAAAG GAAGCCAGGAAGGTACCAAGTATATCCATAACCTTCAAGGCCTTTTTGCACTTCCTTTTGGTAGAACAGCCAAGCCAGCTCACATTGCAAAAGTTAAAATGAAGTTCCGCTTTCTGGGAAAACTAATGGCCAAGGCAATCATGGATTTTAGACTG GTGGACCTTCCTCTTGGACTTCCTTTTTATAAATGGATGCTACGACAGGAAACTTCCTTGACATCACATGATTTGTTCAGTATTGATCCAGTAGTCGCCAAATCAATATATCACCTTGAAGATATtgtaagacaaaagaaaagactTGAACAGGACAAAACACAG ACCAAAGAAAGTCTACAGTATGCATTGGAGGCTCTGACAATGAATGGCTGCTCAGTGGAAGATTTAGGGCTGGACTTCACACTTCCTGGGTTTCCTAATATAGAActgaaaaaagggggaaaagataCACCGGTCACCATCCACAATTTAGAGGAGTACCTCAGA ttGGTTATATTCTGGGCACTAAATGAAGGTGTTGCCAGACAGTTTGACTCATTCAGAGATGGATTTGAATCAGTCttccccctcagtcatcttcagTACTTCTATCCTGAGGAG TTGGAGCAGCTTTTGTGCGGCAGTAAAACGGACACTTGGGATGCAAAGACTTTAATGGAATGTTGCAGGCCAGATCACGGTTATACACATGACAG tCGAGCAGTGAAGTATCTCTTTGAAATTCTCAGTAGCTTTGATAGTGAGCAGCAAAGACTGTTTCTTCAGTTTGTGACGGGTAGCCCCAGACTGCCTGTAGGAG GCTTTCGAAGTTTGAATCCTCCATTGACAATTGTGCGCAAGACATTTGAGTCTACAGAGAATCCGGATGATTTCTTGCCCTCAGTAATGACTTGTGTGAACTATCTCAAATTGCCGGACTATTCAACTATTGAGATAATGCGTGAAAAACTATTGATAGCTGCAAGAGAAGGGCAGCAGTCATTCCATCTGTCCTGA